CACCGGCCGTCGCGGCAGAGCTGGTAGTCGCCCGCCTCGGGCGTCCGCCCCAGGCGCAGCGGCTGCAAGGGCGGCAGGTCGCGCCGGTAGTGCCAGGCGCCGTCCCGCAGCACCGCGCCCTCGGGAATCTCCATCCCGGCCCCGCTGCCCCGCACCCGGGCCTCGTCCAGTCGCAGCCCGGCGGACGTCACCCGGTAATCCTCCTCCCAGCGGATCTTCTCGACGCTGTGGCGCCAGGCCAGGGTGAAGGGCTCGCCCGGCAGCGTCGCCCAGACGCTGCCGGCCAGCCCCAGGCACAGGGCGATCACGCTGCCGTAGCCCCGGCACGGCGGGCCCGCCAGAGGTGCTGGGCGAAGAACAGCGCCGCCAGCACGAAGCCCAGCTCATCGGTGATGGGCGCCGCGAGGATCAGGCTGCCGCCAGCGACGAAGGCCAGCAGCCGTTCCCAGTGGGCCATGGGCCGTTGCAGGCAACCGGTGAAGGCCGCGCCCCAGAGGCCGATGGCCAGGGCCGCCTTGAACAGCATGTAGAGGGTCGCGCCCCAGCCGCCGCCCTGCAGCATCAGCGCCGGGTCGTAGACCGCCATGAAGGGCACCACGAATCCCGCCACGGCGATGCGTACCGCCCAGAGGCTGATGAGCAGGCCCTTCTCCCGCGCGATCGGCGCCGCCGCGAAGCAGGCCAGTGCCACCGGCGGTGTGAGGTCGGCCATGATCCCGAAGTAGAAGACGAACATGTGCGACACCAGCAGGGGCACGCCCAGCTCCAGCAGGGCCGGCGCGGCGATGGAACTGGTGATGATGTAGTTGGGGATGGTGGGGATGCCCATGCCCAGCACCAGGCAGGTGAGCATGGTCAGCACCAGGGAGAGGAACAGGTTCTCCTGGCCGATGGCGAGGATGTAGCCGGCGAAGGTAGACGCGGCGCCGGTGAGGCTGACGACCCCAATGATGACCCCCACCAGGGCGCAGGCGATGCCCACCGGTACCGCATGGCGCGCCCCTTCCACCAGGGCATGGAGGCACAGGAGGAGGGTTTCGCGCCCACCCTTGAGAAACCAGCAGGCGGCCACCAGCAGGCCGATCACCCCGAATACCACGCCGATGCCCAGCTGGAAGAAACCGGCGCAGAGCAGCCCCAGGGCGATCCAGAAGGCGATGCGCAGGCCGAAGGAGGACACCCGCAGGATGATGGCCGAGCCGAGGATGACGATGGCCGTCAGCGCCAGCCCCACGGTGCCGGAGAACAGCGGCGTGCGCCCTGAAAACAGCAGGTAGATCAGCACCGCGAGGGGGATCAGCAGGTACCAGCGCTCCTTCACCGCGCCCCAGGCGCTGGGACACTGGTCCTTGGGCAGCCCCACCAGGTTCGAGCGGCGCGCCTCCAGGTGGACCATCCAGAACACCGAGCCGAAGTACAGCAGCGCCGGGATCAGCGCCGCCTTGGCCACCTCGAAGTACGGGACGTTGATGGTCTCGGCCATGATGAAGGCGACCGCGCCCATCACCGGCGGCATGATCTGGCTGCCCATGCTGGCGGTCGCCTCCACGCCGCCGGCGAAGGCGGGCTGGTAGCCGAAGCGCTTCATCAGCGGGATGGTGAACTGCCCGGTGGTGACCACGTTGGCGACGCCGGAGCCGGTGATGGTGCCCATCAGCGCCGAGGACACCACCGAGACCTTGGCCGGACCGCCCAGCTTGTGGCCGAACAGGCCCAGGGCGAAATCGGTGAACAGCCTGATCATCCCCGCCTGTTCGAGGAAGGCGCCGAACAGGATGAACAGGAAGATGTAGGTGGCCGACACGTAGGTGGGCGTGCCGTACAACCCTTCGGTGCCGAAGGAGAGCTGGTTGACGATCTGGTCCAGGCCGTAGCCCCGGTGGGCCAGGTCGCCGGGCAGGTACTGGCCCAGCAGCCCGTAGGCGAGGAAGAGGCCGCAGATCAGCGGCAGGGCGATGCCCATCACCCGCCGCGCCGCCTCGAACACCAGCGCGATGAGCAGCAGGCCGATCACCATGTCGGCGCCGGTCAGGTCGCCTGAGCGCTGGATCAGGTCCGCCTCGAACACCCACTGGTAGGCGGACGTGGCGGCGCCCGCCAGGGCCAGCACCCAGGCCAGGGGCTGCCAGGGACGCCCACGTCCCCAGCCCGGGTAGCTGAGGAATACCAGCATCAGCAGAAAGCCCACGTGCACGGCACGGAGAATCTGCGTGGAGACGGGGTGGAAGGCGGCGGTGACGATCTGGAAGACGGAGAAGAGCAAGGCGACGGCGAACAGCGTCCGGGGCCAGTCGCCGACGCTGGCCGCCAGTTGGGAATGATCCTGGGTCATGCAGGCACCTCTACTGCCAGGTGGACCGCCCAGCGGAGCGGCCGAAAGGCCGGTGCCGGGGCGGCACCGGCCAGGTCCGTCACTTGAGCACACCGGCTTCCTTGTAGAAGCGCTCGGCGCCCGGGTGCAGCGGAATCGGCAGGTTCTGCGCAGCGCTGTCCAGCCTGATGTCCTTGGCCGCGGAATGGGCGTTGCCCAGGCGCGGCAGGTTGTCGAACATCAGCTTGGTCATCTGGTACGCCAGCTCATCCGACACACCCTCGTGGGTCACCAGGATGTTGGTGATGGCCACGGTCTTCACGTCCAGCTCCTGGCCGTCGTAGGTCCTGGCCGGAATGGTGGCGGGCTGGTAGGCGGCGTTGCCGATCTTCGCGGTCACCTCGGCGGGCACCTCGACGAAGCTGATCGGCATGCTCGCGGCCAGGTCGCGGATGGCCGCCATGCCCAGGCCCGAGGACTGCAGGGTGGCATCCAGCTGACGGTTCTTGATCAGCTCCACGGACTCGGCGTACGGCAGGAATTCCACCTTGCCCATGTCCTCGTAGCTGAGCCCCGCCGCCGCGAAGATGGCCCGGGCGTTCAACTCGGTACCGGACTTGGGCGCCCCCACGGAAATGCGCTTGCCCTTGAGGTCCGCCAGGGTCTGGATGCCGGACTCCTTGCTGGCGACGATCTGGATGTAGTTCGGGTAGGTGGCGGCGATGGCGCGCAGCTTCTTCAGCGGCGCCTTGAAGCCCGCGTCTTCCACCCCGTTCCAGGCATCGGCGACCGAGTCGCCCAGGGCCAGGGCCAGCTCGCCACGGCCCGCCTGCAGCAGGTTGAGGTTCTCCACCGAGGCCTTGGTGGCCTGTACCGAGGTCTTGGAGCCCTCGATGCCGCCGCCGTAGATCTGCGACAGGCCGACCCCGATGGGGTAGTACACCCCGCTGGTGCCGCCGGTGAGGATATTGATGAAGGTGGGGGCGGCCAGGGCCGCGGCGCTGGCCGCCAGGGCGGAAACGAAGGCAATGGAACGGATCGAGTGGCGCAGTCGCATGGGGGGACTCCCTTCTTGTTGTCATGGTCTCGAACCCAAGACTCTAGACCATGGGACGGAGGGGACGCAGCCCAGGCGCACCGAGCCAAAAGTTGCATTGCGCCCAGGCCCGGAATGGTGTTTGCACCCCCGCCCTTCTCCCCCGCCACGGCGGCCGGCCCCGGCACGACCGCCACCCGGTCCCGACCCGTCGCGCGCCGTGCCTGGCGGAAAAATCTGGTGGAAATTTACCGCTGCCGAGGAAGCCTGCGGCGCAGTACCTTAACCGCCGGAACATTCTCGAGAGACGGCAATGGACTCGATCACCCAGGCGGTACTCGGTGCCACCCTCCAGGGCGCCATGCTGGGGCGCTGGCAGGGGCGCAAGGCGCTGCTCTACGGTGCGGCACTGGGCACCCTGCCTGACCTGGACGTGGTGATCCGCTACAGCGACGCGGTGGCGGCCATGACCTATCACCGGGGCTTCAGCCACTCGATCTTCGTCCTCTCCGCCCTCGCCGTCCTGCTCACCCTGCTGATCCGACGATGGCGGCCGAATCCGGACTATTCGACGCAGAGGCTCTTCATCGCCCTCTGGCTGGTGCTGGTCACCCATCCGCTGCTGGACAGCTTCACCAGCTATGGCACCCAGCTGTTCTGGCCCTTGCAGACGCCGCCCATCGCCTGGTCCAGCGTCTTCATCATCGACCCGCTCTACACCCTGCCACTGCTGCTGGCGGTGCTCGCCGGCCTGGCGTTCGGCCTGAAGGACCGCACACCACGCCTGCCCCTGGCCGCCCTGGCGCTGTCCAGCCTGTACCTGGCCTTCAGCCTGGGCGGCAAGTTCATGGCGGAGCAGCGGGTCGCGGACG
This genomic window from Pseudomonas furukawaii contains:
- a CDS encoding DUF1850 domain-containing protein, translated to MIALCLGLAGSVWATLPGEPFTLAWRHSVEKIRWEEDYRVTSAGLRLDEARVRGSGAGMEIPEGAVLRDGAWHYRRDLPPLQPLRLGRTPEAGDYQLCRDGRCRDLAHWLGPPRADRPAVELWSCSPD
- a CDS encoding TRAP transporter permease, translated to MTQDHSQLAASVGDWPRTLFAVALLFSVFQIVTAAFHPVSTQILRAVHVGFLLMLVFLSYPGWGRGRPWQPLAWVLALAGAATSAYQWVFEADLIQRSGDLTGADMVIGLLLIALVFEAARRVMGIALPLICGLFLAYGLLGQYLPGDLAHRGYGLDQIVNQLSFGTEGLYGTPTYVSATYIFLFILFGAFLEQAGMIRLFTDFALGLFGHKLGGPAKVSVVSSALMGTITGSGVANVVTTGQFTIPLMKRFGYQPAFAGGVEATASMGSQIMPPVMGAVAFIMAETINVPYFEVAKAALIPALLYFGSVFWMVHLEARRSNLVGLPKDQCPSAWGAVKERWYLLIPLAVLIYLLFSGRTPLFSGTVGLALTAIVILGSAIILRVSSFGLRIAFWIALGLLCAGFFQLGIGVVFGVIGLLVAACWFLKGGRETLLLCLHALVEGARHAVPVGIACALVGVIIGVVSLTGAASTFAGYILAIGQENLFLSLVLTMLTCLVLGMGIPTIPNYIITSSIAAPALLELGVPLLVSHMFVFYFGIMADLTPPVALACFAAAPIAREKGLLISLWAVRIAVAGFVVPFMAVYDPALMLQGGGWGATLYMLFKAALAIGLWGAAFTGCLQRPMAHWERLLAFVAGGSLILAAPITDELGFVLAALFFAQHLWRARRAGATAA
- a CDS encoding TAXI family TRAP transporter solute-binding subunit — protein: MRLRHSIRSIAFVSALAASAAALAAPTFINILTGGTSGVYYPIGVGLSQIYGGGIEGSKTSVQATKASVENLNLLQAGRGELALALGDSVADAWNGVEDAGFKAPLKKLRAIAATYPNYIQIVASKESGIQTLADLKGKRISVGAPKSGTELNARAIFAAAGLSYEDMGKVEFLPYAESVELIKNRQLDATLQSSGLGMAAIRDLAASMPISFVEVPAEVTAKIGNAAYQPATIPARTYDGQELDVKTVAITNILVTHEGVSDELAYQMTKLMFDNLPRLGNAHSAAKDIRLDSAAQNLPIPLHPGAERFYKEAGVLK
- a CDS encoding metal-dependent hydrolase, which encodes MDSITQAVLGATLQGAMLGRWQGRKALLYGAALGTLPDLDVVIRYSDAVAAMTYHRGFSHSIFVLSALAVLLTLLIRRWRPNPDYSTQRLFIALWLVLVTHPLLDSFTSYGTQLFWPLQTPPIAWSSVFIIDPLYTLPLLLAVLAGLAFGLKDRTPRLPLAALALSSLYLAFSLGGKFMAEQRVADVLEREGIRPQAVFSSPTPFNTLLWRVVVLEGEDYHEALVSWFDQAPPVLERIPRGTDLARGLRDSPQHLRLAWFTHGILRYDRIDQALVVTDLRLGMTGFHPFRFILAEHRDGRWQPLAQARRWPTDRGDAERLKLLWQRVWQQDQAVPLASWAGLLRQ